A part of Planctomycetota bacterium genomic DNA contains:
- the mutS gene encoding DNA mismatch repair protein MutS: MAVKEKKLSPAMRQYQDFKDKHPGYVLFFRMGDFYEVFHDDAKLCSRTLGITLTARQDKVPMAGVPYHQLDNYLKRMIVAGHRVAICEQVEDAKQAKGLVKRDVTRLVTPGTLTDEPMLDSKAASYLAAVAFGRKSCGIAWVDLSTGRLLAASGSEREMFDEAGRLAPAEMLVPESSNGDEHPAARELRGRGVTGVVDRPGWQFSEKHGLDEFRRYWGVSTAVGYGFADDDPAVAATGAVLTYLEETQRGRAEHVRPPVPHEASQYLRIDPSSWRNLEVDRTLRGGSTEGSLLAAVDRTQTPMGGRLLREWLRSPLTDVGQIESRQDAVAELRAKTSKLTVLRERLSSVCDIERIVGRLAVSRAGPRDLAALRDCLSGVPALLESLSTVPAAAGELPSFADFAKEQSAFLTKAIAPEPPANLRDGNVIAKGFDKQLDELRTVGRDGRQWLAEYQAELCEQTGIPSLKIGYNRVFGYYVEVTNAHKDKAPDAWARRQSTKNAERFVTEKLKEFETKAVGAEGEAAELEQALFERVRNDLLPHVGMFQSLAASMARTDVLAGFAQLSLERHYARPTVDDSRVLELDDARHPVLEQSLGSEFVANPIRLAEADTLRLITGPNMAGKSTFIRQVALIVLLAQVGSDVPAKSARIGVCDRLFVRVGASDELHAGRSTFMVEMIESANLLNNATDRSLVVLDEVGRGTSTLDGLSLAWAIAEHLAKVVGSRALFATHYHELVRLADELPGTGNLSASVREWDGSIVFTHRIVDGPASQSYGIQVAKLAGVPRPVTERAGELLQRLKVSHGDDPEPRSVPANGVDVGQMFLFGGVPPEAEAVVEQLRSVDLDGISPREAHELVTRLRDQLVS; encoded by the coding sequence GTGGCCGTGAAGGAGAAGAAGCTCAGCCCTGCCATGCGGCAGTATCAGGACTTTAAAGACAAGCATCCTGGCTACGTGCTCTTCTTCCGAATGGGCGACTTCTATGAGGTCTTCCACGACGACGCCAAGCTCTGCAGCCGGACGCTCGGCATCACGCTCACCGCCCGGCAGGACAAGGTGCCGATGGCGGGCGTGCCATATCACCAGCTCGACAACTACCTCAAGCGGATGATCGTCGCCGGGCACCGCGTGGCGATTTGTGAGCAGGTCGAAGATGCCAAGCAAGCCAAGGGCCTCGTCAAGCGCGACGTCACGCGGCTGGTGACGCCGGGGACGCTGACCGACGAACCGATGCTCGACAGCAAGGCCGCGTCGTACCTGGCGGCGGTGGCGTTTGGCAGGAAGTCGTGCGGGATCGCCTGGGTCGATCTGTCGACCGGACGTCTCCTTGCCGCCAGCGGCAGCGAACGCGAGATGTTCGACGAAGCAGGCCGGCTCGCCCCGGCGGAAATGCTCGTGCCCGAGTCGTCCAACGGCGACGAACATCCCGCCGCCCGAGAGCTTCGTGGCCGAGGCGTCACGGGCGTGGTCGATCGGCCGGGCTGGCAGTTTTCCGAGAAGCACGGACTCGACGAGTTTCGCCGGTACTGGGGCGTTTCGACGGCTGTCGGATACGGCTTTGCCGACGACGATCCGGCCGTCGCGGCGACGGGTGCGGTGCTGACGTACCTCGAAGAGACGCAGCGTGGCCGGGCCGAGCACGTCCGTCCGCCGGTGCCGCACGAGGCGTCGCAGTACTTGCGGATCGATCCGTCGAGCTGGCGCAACCTGGAGGTCGACCGGACGCTGCGCGGCGGATCGACCGAGGGCTCGCTGCTGGCGGCGGTCGATCGGACGCAGACGCCCATGGGCGGTCGGCTGTTGCGGGAGTGGCTGCGGTCACCACTGACAGATGTCGGACAGATCGAATCGCGTCAAGATGCCGTAGCCGAGCTTCGTGCCAAGACGTCGAAGCTGACGGTGCTGCGCGAGCGACTGTCGAGCGTGTGCGACATCGAGCGGATCGTCGGCAGGCTGGCCGTGAGCCGGGCCGGGCCGCGGGATCTGGCGGCGTTGCGGGACTGCTTGTCTGGCGTGCCAGCGCTCCTGGAGTCGCTGTCGACCGTCCCGGCCGCTGCGGGTGAGCTGCCATCGTTCGCTGACTTTGCGAAGGAGCAATCGGCTTTCTTAACCAAAGCGATCGCGCCCGAACCGCCGGCAAACCTGCGGGACGGCAACGTCATCGCCAAGGGGTTCGACAAGCAGCTCGACGAGCTCCGCACCGTCGGCCGCGATGGTCGGCAGTGGCTGGCGGAGTACCAGGCCGAGCTGTGCGAACAGACCGGCATCCCGAGTCTCAAGATCGGCTACAACCGCGTCTTCGGCTACTACGTCGAAGTCACCAACGCCCACAAGGACAAGGCCCCCGACGCGTGGGCGCGTCGACAGAGCACCAAGAACGCCGAGCGGTTCGTGACCGAAAAGCTCAAGGAGTTTGAGACCAAAGCCGTCGGGGCCGAAGGCGAGGCGGCGGAGCTGGAGCAGGCGCTGTTCGAGCGCGTCCGCAACGACCTCTTGCCGCACGTCGGCATGTTCCAGTCGCTCGCCGCCTCGATGGCCCGGACCGATGTGCTGGCGGGGTTTGCGCAGCTGTCGTTGGAGCGGCACTACGCCCGGCCGACGGTGGACGACTCGCGCGTGCTGGAGCTCGACGACGCCCGGCATCCGGTGCTGGAGCAGTCGCTCGGCAGCGAGTTCGTCGCTAACCCGATTCGCCTTGCCGAGGCCGACACGCTGCGGCTGATCACCGGGCCGAACATGGCCGGCAAGAGCACGTTCATCCGGCAAGTCGCGCTGATCGTGTTGCTGGCCCAGGTCGGCAGCGACGTGCCGGCCAAGTCGGCGCGGATCGGCGTGTGCGATCGGCTGTTCGTCCGCGTCGGTGCCAGCGATGAACTACACGCCGGCCGAAGCACGTTCATGGTCGAGATGATCGAGTCGGCCAATCTGCTCAACAACGCAACGGATCGGAGCCTGGTCGTCCTGGACGAGGTCGGCCGGGGAACGAGCACGCTCGACGGCCTGAGCCTGGCGTGGGCGATCGCCGAGCACCTGGCGAAGGTCGTCGGCAGCCGGGCGCTGTTCGCGACGCACTATCACGAACTGGTGCGCTTGGCCGACGAGCTTCCCGGCACCGGGAATCTCTCGGCAAGCGTCCGCGAGTGGGACGGCAGCATCGTCTTCACCCACCGCATCGTCGACGGCCCAGCCAGCCAGAGCTACGGCATCCAGGTCGCCAAACTCGCCGGCGTGCCTCGCCCCGTCACCGAACGCGCGGGCGAATTGCTCCAACGCCTCAAGGTCAGCCACGGCGACGACCCCGAGCCACGAAGCGTCCCGGCCAACGGCGTCGACGTCGGCCAAATGTTCCTCTTCGGCGGGGTTCCGCCGGAAGCCGAAGCGGTTGTCGAACAGTTGCGCTCCGTCGACCTCGACGGCATCTCGCCGCGTGAGGCACACGAGCTGGTCACGCGTCTACGCGACCAGCTCGTGAGTTGA
- a CDS encoding type II toxin-antitoxin system VapC family toxin, whose translation MSEVRTLLDTNILIALQHRDSPWFDTTLEAVVRAREDGAVAINAIVFGEFAYGFDDRRSLEQALPEGLLMLPIPPESGWFAGQAFAQHRASGGTRTSPVADFYIGGHAQADGLRLLTRDVARFSTYFPDVELVVPDDR comes from the coding sequence ATGTCGGAAGTTCGCACACTCCTCGACACCAACATCCTGATCGCTCTGCAGCATCGGGACTCTCCCTGGTTCGACACGACGTTGGAGGCGGTCGTTAGGGCACGAGAGGACGGAGCAGTCGCCATTAACGCAATCGTTTTCGGTGAGTTCGCGTACGGATTCGATGACCGCCGGAGTCTCGAGCAGGCACTGCCAGAGGGCCTGCTCATGCTACCGATACCTCCCGAGTCAGGCTGGTTCGCCGGACAGGCCTTCGCACAGCACCGCGCAAGTGGCGGCACACGCACCTCCCCCGTCGCCGACTTCTACATTGGCGGCCATGCTCAGGCCGATGGGTTGCGACTGCTGACGCGCGACGTCGCACGCTTCAGCACATACTTCCCCGACGTCGAGCTCGTCGTGCCTGACGATCGCTAG